The Corallococcus silvisoli genome contains the following window.
CGCCGTAACGGCAGCCAGCGCCGTTGTCATCATGGCCGCCATCGCACGATCGGGCTGTAGCGTCATGGCCAAAGCGGCAACAACCATCCCGATCGTCGCGAGCGGGGTGCGCGTCCGGGAGAATCCGACGAGCATGAGGGGCAGGAGGACAAAGCTCGGTTGCACGAACACGCCGCCGAACCCGATCCAGCGAGCTGTCCCTTCGATGCGGAGGCCCAAGAGCGCGGTGGCGAGCAGCAGGAGGGAGAGGCTGAATATCAGAGCTCCGGACACGCGCCCGACCGCCCCCGGGATGCGGCTGACGAGGGCCCGCAGGACAAGACCGATGACGAGTGCGCCAGCATTGATGCCGAGGTAGCCAACAGGCGCGCCGGCAAGCGTCATGTAGACGAGCCCCATCGCGACCGCGCCGACCGCGCAGAGCGCACCGACGGTACGCGGGCTGTGCAACGCGCCGAAGCCGCTGTTCGCTCCTGCTCGCGACGCGTGGACGGCGGCTCCAAACAGCGAGATGAAGGGCTGCATCAGGAGGATGCCGATGGCACGCGGTGCCAGTCCGCAGAGGCTCTCAAGCGCGAACAACAGGGCCCTGGTGTCCTCCGGGATTTCCGCGACCTCATAGCGGATGGCCAGCCCCCAGTCGCGCAGCCGCGGTGGCAGGATGGACTCCAGCGCGCGGCACAGCAGGTTCGCCACGCGTCGTTGGAACCGGACGCTCATGTCGTTGCCTCGCGAAGGCCGGGGCGAGCCGCCACCTTGCGGTCCGGCGGATTGGCGTGCGCGAGCTGGACTCCGGCCTTGGTCAGGCGATAGGCGTGCCTTGGCGGTCGCCCGCCCTCCGCCGGCTGTTGCCACTCGGCTTCGAGATAACCCTGGGCTTCGAGGCGGATCAGCAGCGGATAGAGCGTGCCTGACTTCACCTCTGCGAGACGACACAGCTCATACCCGTGCGACCAGCCCGCGCCGGCCTTGAGCAGAGCGGCAAGAACGGAGCGGGCGTGATTCGACAATGCGCGGGTTCGTGACATGGCTCCATAAATCTACCTATGTAGATTTAAAGTCAAGGCCTGCGGCAGCTGCTTCGCGGACATCGTCGTCAGAGCCCAGCGCTGCCCGGACGCCCTCGCCGTCCTGCTCATGGCTTGGCGAATGCCCTTGTCGGTCTTGGCCTGCCCCCTGCGGAAGGCCATCTCGGTGAGGTCCATGTCTCGCGCGACCTCCACGACGGACTTGCGCTCCTCCAGCACCACTTCCACCGAGACAACCCCGCTGACTCGCATCGAGCAGGACGAGGAGGCTGCATGCGTCGTTGCACCGCCCCGTCACTTCGGTGGCCTGGACGCGAGCGGGGGGGCTTGCACGGTGCTGGGCCTGCATCATCCTGCGCCGCATTCGCGTCACCGCAAGGCGACGGCCAGATAGTCGACGAACACCCGGACCCGCGCAGGCAAGTTGGCGCCGCCGACAAAGACGGCGTGGACGTTCTCGACGTCGCCCGGGTTGTAGTGCTCCAGCAGGGGAACCAGGCGGTTCGTGCGGAGCTCCTCCGCGACGCTGAAGGCGCCGACCCGCGTCACCCCCACTCCGGACGCAGCCAACTGGCCCAGCGTCTCTCCGTTATTGGCTTCGATGCAGCCCTTCACGGACAGACTGTATTCGTGTCCGTCGCGCACGAAGGGCCAGACCGCTTCGGCCCGGTGAAAATTGAAGTTGAGGCAGTTGTGGTGGTGCAGGTCCTCTGGGACTCTCGGTGTCCCGCGCCGGAGCAGATAGTCGGGTGATGCCACGATCACGCGCCGATTTTCGCCGAGCTTGCGCGCGGTCAAGCCGCTGTCCGCAAGCGGGCCGAAGCGAATGCCGACGTCCGCCTCTCCCGCTGGGATGTCGACCACCCTGTCCGTCAGGTTGATGTCCACCAGGATGTGCGGGTACCGCGCCGCGAAGTCGCCCAGCAGCGGGACCACGCACAGGCGCCCATGCGAGAGGGAGGCGCTCACCCTCAACCGCCCGCGCGGCGCGCC
Protein-coding sequences here:
- a CDS encoding PadR family transcriptional regulator yields the protein MSRTRALSNHARSVLAALLKAGAGWSHGYELCRLAEVKSGTLYPLLIRLEAQGYLEAEWQQPAEGGRPPRHAYRLTKAGVQLAHANPPDRKVAARPGLREATT
- a CDS encoding LysR family transcriptional regulator — encoded protein: MNAKMQPGGADRAREMAVFSAVAATGSFSAAGRELHLSPSAVSRTIDRIEARLGVRLMLRTTRALSMTPEGQAYLGAARRILTELDDAEQAIADRGAPRGRLRVSASLSHGRLCVVPLLGDFAARYPHILVDINLTDRVVDIPAGEADVGIRFGPLADSGLTARKLGENRRVIVASPDYLLRRGTPRVPEDLHHHNCLNFNFHRAEAVWPFVRDGHEYSLSVKGCIEANNGETLGQLAASGVGVTRVGAFSVAEELRTNRLVPLLEHYNPGDVENVHAVFVGGANLPARVRVFVDYLAVALR